Proteins found in one Oncorhynchus mykiss isolate Arlee chromosome 17, USDA_OmykA_1.1, whole genome shotgun sequence genomic segment:
- the LOC118940160 gene encoding proline-rich protein 2-like, with translation MWACLAKLPTAKGEEALRSEKTPGGCKPDSPQPNSPQSEKTPGGSKPDSPQPNSPQSEKTPGGSKPDSPQPNSPQSEKTPGGSKPDSPQPNSPQSEKTPGGSKPDSPQPNSPQSEKTPGGSKPDSPQPNSPQSENTPGGFKPDSLQPKQRRTGGSKPDSPQSEERRPGGYKPDSLQPEERRPGGFKPNSPKPEERTPGRCKPKSLQIWRPGGSNSNSPKPDERRPGGTKPDTPQPVERRPGVCKPDSPQTEERKPGGPIPNPPQPEERKPGGPIPNPDFPQPEEKRPGAILTLYCQRGGFEGLSLTPHSQRRGGLEDSPFLPSDWWLQTEKDRFLFFQTPPHSLPHLPTQPPPSPSHSFP, from the exons ATGTGGGCATGCCTGGCCAAACTCCCCACAGCTAAAGGAGAGGAGGCCTTGAGG TCAGAGAAGACGCCTGGAGGGTGCAAGCCTGATTCACCACAGCCTAACTCCCCACAGTCAGAGAAGACGCCTGGAGGGTCCAAGCCTGACTCACCACAGCCTAACTCCCCACAGTCAGAGAAGACGCCTGGAGGGTCCAAGCCTGACTCACCACAGCCTAACTCCCCACAGTCAGAGAAGACACCTGGAGGGTCCAAGCCTGACTCACCACAGCCTAACTCCCCACAGTCAGAGAAGACGCCTGGCGGGTCCAAGCCTGACTCACCACAGCCTAACTCCCCACAGTCAGAGAAGACGCCTGGAGGGTCCAAGCCTGACTCACCACAGCCTAACTCCCCACAGTCAGAGAATACGCCTGGAGGGTTCAAGCCTGACTCGCTACAGCCAAAGCAGAGGAGGACTGGAGGGTCCAAGCCTGACTCACCACAGTCAGAGGAGAGGCGGCCTGGGGGGTACAAGCCTGACTCCCTACAGCCAGAGGAAAGGAGGCCAGGAGGGTTCAAGCCTAACTCCCCAAAGCCAGAGGAGAGGACACCTGGAAGGTGCAAGCCTAAATCCCTAC AGATATGGAGGCCTGGAGGGTCCAATTCTAACTCCCCAAAGCCAGACGAGAGGAGGCCTGGAGGGACCAAGCCTGACACCCCACAGCCAGTGGAGAGGAGGCCTGGAGTGTGCAAGCCTGACTCCccacagacagaggagaggaagcctGGAGGGCCCATCCCTAACCCCCCACAGCCAGAGGAGAGAAAGCCTGGAGGGCCCATCCCTAACCCTGACTTCCCACAGCCAGAGGAGAAAAGACCTGGTGCAATTCTGACTCTCTACTGCCAGAGAGGAGGTTTTGAGGGTCTAAGCCTGACTCCACacagccagaggagaggaggcctGGAGG ACTCCCCCTTCTTACCCTCTGACTGGTGGTTGCAAACGGAGAAAGACCGCTTCCTCTTCTTCCAGACTCCCCCACACagcctcccccatctccccacacagcctcccccatctccctcacaCAGCTTCCCCTAA